The Arachis hypogaea cultivar Tifrunner chromosome 19, arahy.Tifrunner.gnm2.J5K5, whole genome shotgun sequence genome has a window encoding:
- the LOC140182328 gene encoding uncharacterized protein, translating to MKSTVSSHLNLASPYYLHPADSLGNPLISRVLDHQNYNSWSHYMLLALKSKNKLAFIDGTLPKPPVDDPLFEAWDCCNTFVVSWIHLSLSSDIAQSVMGNGIAKDLWQELKNRFYQGDVFKIAELQEKLFSIKQGDLSVTHYFTKLKGIWEDLETFRPLPQCNCTPKCTCVFDTSRGRGRGRRGLGRGPGGRGSSKLCAYCSKIGHLIDTCYRKHGMPPNLKKQNQINNLTTEDDDCDEPISLYENQGESSHVKFTSEQKDALLALLQHH from the exons ATGAAATCAACTGTGAGCTCTCATCTTAATTTGGCTAGTCCCTATTATTTGCATCCAGCGGACAGTCTAGGTAACCCTTTGATTTCTAGGGTTCTTGATCATCAGAATTATAACAGCTGGTCGCACTATATGCTGTTAGCGCTTAAATCAAAGAACAAGTTGGCCTTTATTGATGGTACTCTCCCAAAGCCACCCGTAGATGACCCGTTGTTTGAGGCTTGGGATTGTTGCAATACTTTCGTCGTCTCCTGGATTCATCTTTCTCTGAGCAGTGACATTGCTCAAAGCGTGATGGGAAATGGCATAGCCAAGGATCTATGGCAAGAACTCAAGAATCGATTTTATCAAGGGGATGTCTTTAAGATTGCTGAGCTCCAAGAGAAGTTGTTCTCAATCAAGCAAGGTGATCTATCTGTCACTCATTATTTCACCAAACTCAAAGGAATTTGGGAAGATTTGGAAACTTTCAGACCCCTCCCACAATGCAACTGCACACCAAAATGCACCTGTGTCTTTGACACG TCTCGAGGCAGAGGACGCGGTAGAAGAGGGCTAGGACGTGGTCCAGGTGGCAGAGGAAGTTCTAAGCTCTGTGCCTATTGTAGTAAAATTGGACATCTCATCGACACTTGCTACCGCAAGCATGGAATGCCTCCAAATCTTAAGAAACAGAACCAAATCAATAATCTCACTACTGAGGATGATGATTGCGATGAACCAATTAGCTTGTATGAGAATCAGGGGGAATCTTCACATGTGAAGTTTACTTCAGAGCAAAAAGATGCACTACTGGCCCTTTTGCAGCATCATTGA